A stretch of the Actinomyces qiguomingii genome encodes the following:
- a CDS encoding toll/interleukin-1 receptor domain-containing protein, whose product MPNVKVFLSYNEGAAGGKAAQELHDKLSELHVDAVMARHAILPGTDWEQAIRTELESSAALVSVGTKGYSARPWCQQEIGWALGRHVPILWIQYADGESPAGFLARTQALIADNPDQPEVIARDVVQWLASQEATRDALVDGLLEVLETSSSYSQTRGCADLLALAGRLSEEEWSRVVRAASENRQVRDAVKWSGGKRRPAWSKASYKDEPSVLNWLNDRIGPRASQAQGRELR is encoded by the coding sequence ATGCCTAACGTCAAGGTGTTCCTGAGCTATAACGAGGGCGCTGCTGGTGGGAAGGCGGCGCAGGAGCTGCACGACAAGCTGTCCGAGCTGCATGTTGATGCCGTAATGGCACGGCACGCAATACTTCCAGGCACCGACTGGGAGCAAGCAATCCGAACCGAGCTGGAGTCCAGCGCCGCCCTCGTAAGCGTGGGTACCAAAGGTTACTCAGCTCGTCCGTGGTGCCAGCAGGAGATCGGCTGGGCGCTCGGAAGGCATGTGCCAATCCTGTGGATTCAGTACGCCGACGGCGAGTCCCCGGCGGGCTTCCTTGCACGCACACAGGCGCTGATCGCGGATAACCCCGATCAACCGGAGGTGATCGCGAGAGACGTTGTGCAGTGGCTTGCCAGCCAGGAGGCTACGCGTGATGCGCTGGTTGACGGCCTACTTGAAGTGTTGGAGACGTCTAGCAGCTACAGTCAGACGCGGGGTTGCGCCGATCTGCTGGCTCTGGCCGGACGGCTGAGCGAAGAAGAGTGGAGCAGGGTGGTGCGCGCCGCGTCCGAGAACCGTCAGGTCAGGGACGCCGTCAAGTGGTCGGGTGGCAAGCGGCGACCCGCATGGTCAAAGGCAAGCTATAAAGACGAGCCGAGTGTGCTCAACTGGCTTAATGATCGGATCGGGCCCCGAGCCTCACAGGCACAAGGAAGGGAACTGCGGTGA
- a CDS encoding DUF5691 domain-containing protein — protein sequence MNGFGELVRCATVGLGTRPLTTDGLEPEVRSALAEDSATAADLALDAAAAYAVAHRARIDSPQTRPLHLPPRPREPVPPRLAAVLRRLFDDPAQRPLFSEALNLVGAQGWTLPDDLLLHVLDFFPGTHHAHVVMDDRARALFDTDTPGRDEDPRRDRALWLEGTSHQRGNYLEQVRRDDPAAAWALLDDGTWLGEEPKMRSWIVSRVEVGLGPDDEPHLEALLDDKHVAVRAAAARLLGSIEGSRMVRQAEELVRTYLAVSAGPPDPPVIACTPIELTDELIRDGYDWKHDFGTPMPVTRLQLAVSRVPSRRLPGLIGLSTTDLASAHVLLEGADISEAFRDTLKGSARKHHDAELAEALLRAHPEPSRLLDVLDAGRREQVILELFDTPALVEFGGRFWPRPLSRALLRRLAEAIAWCTARRGLSFKLFELCTVMAQGAPAELIPEALSLLEAVPVTAKQDTRSIEQGLSHLRGRQQLIRIIDEETP from the coding sequence GTGAACGGCTTCGGTGAACTGGTGAGGTGCGCGACGGTGGGGCTGGGCACCCGGCCCCTCACCACCGACGGCCTCGAACCCGAGGTGCGGTCGGCCCTTGCCGAGGACTCGGCCACGGCCGCAGACCTGGCACTCGACGCGGCCGCGGCCTACGCGGTCGCGCACCGCGCCCGGATCGACTCCCCGCAAACCCGGCCGCTCCATCTCCCGCCCCGCCCCCGCGAACCCGTGCCACCGCGCCTGGCGGCAGTGCTCCGCCGCCTGTTCGACGACCCGGCACAGCGCCCGCTGTTCTCCGAGGCCCTGAACCTGGTCGGCGCCCAGGGCTGGACCCTGCCCGACGATCTGCTGCTGCACGTGCTGGACTTCTTCCCCGGAACCCACCACGCCCACGTGGTCATGGACGACAGGGCCCGGGCCCTGTTCGACACCGACACCCCCGGCAGGGACGAGGACCCGCGGCGGGACCGCGCGTTGTGGCTCGAGGGCACCTCCCACCAGCGGGGCAACTACCTCGAGCAGGTGCGCCGCGATGATCCCGCGGCCGCCTGGGCCCTGCTCGACGACGGCACCTGGCTTGGGGAGGAGCCGAAGATGCGCTCCTGGATCGTGAGCAGGGTGGAGGTGGGGCTCGGCCCCGACGATGAGCCCCACCTCGAGGCCCTCCTCGACGACAAGCACGTGGCCGTCCGGGCGGCCGCGGCCCGTCTCCTGGGCTCGATCGAGGGCTCGAGGATGGTCCGGCAGGCCGAGGAACTCGTCAGGACCTACCTGGCGGTTAGCGCGGGCCCGCCCGATCCCCCCGTGATCGCCTGCACGCCGATCGAGTTGACCGACGAGCTCATCCGCGACGGCTACGACTGGAAGCATGACTTCGGCACGCCGATGCCGGTCACGCGGCTGCAGCTGGCGGTGAGTCGCGTCCCGTCCCGCCGCCTGCCGGGGCTCATCGGCCTGTCCACCACCGACCTCGCGTCCGCCCACGTGCTCCTCGAGGGTGCCGACATCAGCGAGGCGTTCCGGGACACGCTCAAGGGCTCGGCCCGAAAACACCATGACGCGGAACTGGCCGAGGCCCTTCTCAGGGCCCACCCCGAGCCCAGCAGACTCCTCGACGTCCTCGACGCGGGCCGGCGTGAGCAGGTGATCCTGGAACTGTTCGACACGCCCGCCCTGGTCGAGTTTGGCGGGCGCTTCTGGCCCCGGCCACTGTCCCGGGCGCTGTTGCGCCGGCTCGCCGAGGCCATCGCCTGGTGCACTGCCCGCCGGGGGCTGTCGTTCAAGCTGTTCGAGCTGTGCACGGTCATGGCACAGGGCGCCCCGGCGGAGCTGATTCCCGAGGCCCTGTCCCTGCTCGAGGCCGTCCCAGTCACGGCCAAGCAGGACACCCGGAGCATCGAGCAGGGGCTGAGCCATCTGCGCGGACGCCAACAACTCATCCGGATCATCGACGAGGAGACCCCATGA
- a CDS encoding TetR/AcrR family transcriptional regulator, protein MARPEKFSSDDILDAAARVVLTRGQHATVAEIADEAGAPVGSVYYRFGSREELLVSLWLRSVRDFQQGFIAACRLEPAADAVVAAAQHIPVYCREHPAQARAMTLYRQAELVRAAPAALRGEVAVVNDEVNAVSEDLARRRYAVVDEHRIALLRTATRQCPYGLVRPYLGGAIPGWIDEAAVACARAIAALGDR, encoded by the coding sequence GTGGCAAGACCCGAGAAGTTCAGCTCAGACGACATTCTTGATGCTGCTGCCCGAGTAGTTCTTACCCGCGGCCAGCACGCCACGGTTGCCGAAATCGCCGACGAGGCCGGCGCGCCCGTCGGTTCGGTCTACTATCGCTTCGGCTCACGCGAGGAGTTGCTCGTCAGTCTCTGGCTGCGTTCCGTGCGTGATTTCCAGCAGGGTTTCATAGCGGCCTGCCGCCTGGAACCCGCCGCCGACGCCGTGGTGGCCGCGGCGCAGCACATTCCGGTCTACTGCCGTGAGCATCCGGCGCAGGCGCGCGCCATGACCCTCTATCGGCAGGCGGAACTGGTCCGTGCCGCTCCCGCGGCTCTGCGAGGCGAGGTGGCGGTTGTCAACGACGAGGTCAACGCCGTCTCGGAAGATCTAGCTCGCCGACGCTATGCGGTAGTCGACGAGCACAGGATCGCTTTGTTGCGTACCGCCACCAGGCAGTGCCCCTACGGCCTGGTCCGTCCCTATCTGGGTGGTGCGATCCCCGGTTGGATCGATGAGGCGGCTGTGGCCTGTGCCCGGGCCATTGCTGCGCTCGGCGACCGATGA
- a CDS encoding SWIM zinc finger family protein: MTSPDTRRWDSERVDAQAPDAQTARAGLKLAVPDRWPGLGVSDALLWGLCQGSGKKPYQVCVDLSGPAYKCSCPSRKFPCKHAVALLHLWGQGEVGQAEPADFAEEWRRRRADRAAKAAARTPRGERSAEQRADAEARAARREQRITDGLADLDRWLGDQLHEGLARAGGRRGDELRDMAARMVDAQAPGMATRLTALADVSDATPGWPAAVVEGFGMMRLLTRAWQRRAELPEDVVDTVRSHLGVPVHAEDVLAGPGIEDTWAVLGMRDSREGRVVARSVWLLGRRTGRWALQLSFAANHVGLPADLLPGQQVDASAHPYPGRGQLRCALSAQREPQPLSWQPQPVGTAAARTAWRDAVALDPWAENHPVLVAGHLAVDDSGGYALGDDDGALPLIGGLAGLRRLALTAGRDELVAFGELSTEGLRALSVLDGGRVRSL, translated from the coding sequence ATGACCTCACCGGATACTCGACGTTGGGACTCCGAGCGCGTCGACGCCCAGGCGCCAGACGCCCAGACGGCCAGGGCGGGTCTCAAGCTGGCCGTGCCGGATCGGTGGCCCGGGCTCGGGGTCTCCGATGCCCTGCTGTGGGGCCTGTGCCAGGGATCGGGCAAGAAGCCCTACCAGGTGTGTGTCGACCTGTCTGGCCCCGCCTACAAGTGCTCCTGCCCGAGCCGCAAGTTCCCCTGCAAGCACGCCGTCGCCCTGCTCCACCTGTGGGGCCAGGGTGAGGTCGGGCAGGCCGAGCCCGCCGATTTCGCCGAGGAGTGGCGCAGGCGCCGGGCCGACCGTGCCGCGAAGGCGGCCGCCAGGACCCCCAGGGGCGAACGCTCCGCCGAGCAGAGGGCCGACGCCGAGGCGCGGGCCGCCCGCCGCGAGCAGCGCATCACCGACGGGCTCGCCGATCTCGACCGCTGGCTGGGTGACCAGCTGCACGAGGGGCTGGCCAGGGCCGGCGGGCGTCGTGGCGATGAGCTGCGCGACATGGCCGCTCGGATGGTCGACGCCCAGGCCCCCGGCATGGCCACCCGGCTCACCGCGCTCGCCGACGTCAGCGATGCCACCCCCGGCTGGCCCGCGGCAGTCGTCGAGGGGTTCGGCATGATGCGGCTGCTGACCAGGGCCTGGCAGCGCCGCGCCGAACTGCCCGAGGACGTCGTGGACACAGTCCGCTCCCACCTCGGCGTGCCGGTGCACGCCGAGGACGTCCTCGCAGGCCCCGGCATCGAGGACACCTGGGCCGTCCTGGGCATGCGCGACAGCCGCGAGGGTCGGGTCGTCGCGCGCAGCGTATGGCTGCTCGGCCGGCGGACCGGCCGCTGGGCGCTCCAGCTGTCCTTCGCGGCGAACCACGTGGGGCTTCCGGCCGACCTGCTCCCCGGCCAGCAGGTGGACGCCAGCGCCCACCCCTACCCGGGCCGCGGCCAGCTGCGCTGCGCCCTCTCGGCACAGCGCGAGCCCCAGCCGCTGTCCTGGCAGCCCCAGCCGGTCGGCACCGCCGCGGCGCGCACGGCATGGCGGGACGCGGTGGCCCTCGACCCGTGGGCCGAGAACCACCCGGTGCTCGTCGCCGGACACCTGGCCGTCGACGACTCGGGCGGCTACGCCCTGGGCGACGACGACGGGGCGCTGCCGCTGATCGGCGGCCTCGCCGGCCTGCGCAGGCTCGCCCTGACGGCGGGCCGCGACGAACTCGTCGCATTCGGCGAGCTCTCCACCGAGGGGCTGCGGGCGCTGAGCGTCCTCGACGGTGGGCGGGTGAGGTCGCTGTGA
- a CDS encoding glutamate ABC transporter substrate-binding protein, translated as MSVLPGLSRRGLLTAAGAASLGAVLAACADTGADGQAVDASASSGVDYDTVINSGPVAADDVVAASTWASAVKDAGLLKTGGTKTSEVFSIEDPATGQVSGFDAALAQALARYIIGGDDARSLLEVTQVTSDTRETMIENGQVDAVFATYTITPERAEKIAFAGPYYASGQSVMVRADESDINGVDDLAGVKVAVQSNSSSGPALDDAAPDAEQVQFTDHASCVAALEAGQVDAYVVDQSLQLSEVQSNDAVKIVGEPFTEDPYGIGLPKDSDAQAFVNTFLQTIYDDGTWNAIWEATIGAIIGGEAPEPPALGSVPGSETDAATASATN; from the coding sequence ATGTCTGTTCTTCCCGGCCTGTCTCGCCGCGGCCTGCTGACGGCCGCCGGCGCCGCCTCGCTCGGCGCCGTGCTGGCGGCCTGCGCCGACACCGGCGCCGACGGCCAGGCGGTCGATGCCTCGGCCTCCTCCGGCGTCGACTACGACACCGTAATTAACTCCGGCCCCGTCGCCGCCGACGACGTCGTGGCCGCCTCCACCTGGGCCTCGGCTGTCAAGGACGCGGGTCTGCTCAAAACCGGTGGCACCAAGACCTCCGAGGTGTTCTCCATTGAGGACCCCGCCACCGGGCAAGTCTCCGGCTTCGACGCCGCGCTCGCCCAGGCACTGGCGCGCTACATCATCGGCGGTGACGACGCCCGTTCCCTACTGGAGGTCACCCAGGTCACCTCCGACACCCGCGAGACGATGATCGAGAACGGGCAGGTGGACGCCGTCTTCGCCACCTACACGATCACCCCCGAGCGCGCGGAGAAGATCGCCTTCGCCGGCCCCTACTACGCCTCCGGGCAGTCAGTGATGGTGCGCGCCGACGAGTCCGACATCAACGGCGTTGACGACCTGGCCGGGGTGAAGGTCGCCGTGCAGTCCAACTCCTCCTCCGGCCCCGCCCTGGACGATGCTGCCCCCGACGCCGAGCAGGTGCAATTCACCGACCACGCCAGCTGCGTGGCCGCGCTTGAGGCCGGCCAGGTGGACGCCTACGTCGTCGATCAGTCGCTCCAGCTCAGCGAGGTGCAGTCCAACGACGCCGTTAAGATCGTCGGTGAGCCCTTCACGGAGGACCCCTACGGTATCGGCCTGCCCAAGGACTCCGACGCCCAGGCATTCGTGAACACCTTCCTGCAAACCATTTACGACGACGGCACCTGGAACGCGATCTGGGAAGCCACCATCGGCGCCATCATCGGCGGTGAGGCACCCGAGCCGCCCGCCCTCGGCTCTGTGCCCGGCTCCGAAACAGACGCCGCCACGGCGTCGGCAACCAACTGA
- a CDS encoding amino acid ABC transporter permease codes for MNVITDNLGMIGQGLVTTLTISIIGFACALVVGTVIAIFRVSPIPPLRALGAVWVTVACNIPTLCLMILAAFAAPRAGVPLSLFAAAVTAIVFSASGFVCETVRSGINSVSKGQIEAARALGMPFGLIIGTVVLPQALARTIQPLVNIFISCLIGSSLAAAIGVPELTNVTQQLNLRYAQAVITFLTSGLTYLAIAFLATKLGGLLERRIAGREARA; via the coding sequence ATGAATGTCATCACCGATAACCTCGGCATGATTGGCCAGGGCCTGGTCACGACGCTGACGATCTCCATAATCGGATTCGCGTGCGCGCTCGTCGTCGGGACAGTGATCGCGATCTTCCGCGTCAGCCCGATCCCGCCACTGCGGGCCCTCGGAGCCGTCTGGGTCACCGTCGCCTGCAACATCCCCACCTTGTGCCTGATGATTTTGGCGGCTTTTGCAGCGCCCCGGGCTGGCGTGCCGCTGTCCCTGTTTGCCGCTGCCGTCACCGCCATCGTCTTCTCCGCCTCTGGCTTCGTATGCGAGACGGTGCGCTCGGGCATCAACTCCGTGTCTAAGGGCCAGATTGAGGCGGCCCGAGCCCTGGGCATGCCCTTCGGTCTGATCATCGGCACCGTGGTGCTGCCCCAGGCTCTGGCCCGCACCATTCAGCCTCTGGTCAATATCTTCATCTCCTGCCTGATCGGCTCCTCTCTTGCCGCCGCGATTGGCGTGCCCGAGCTGACCAACGTCACCCAGCAGCTGAATCTGCGCTATGCGCAGGCGGTGATCACCTTCCTCACCTCCGGGCTTACCTACCTGGCCATTGCCTTCCTGGCCACTAAGCTCGGGGGCCTGCTGGAGCGTCGCATCGCCGGACGGGAGGCTCGCGCATGA
- a CDS encoding amino acid ABC transporter ATP-binding protein, which produces MPAPANPANPERPLVRISHVNKYYGDFQALNDVSLDIHRGEVVAVIGASGSGKSTLCRTINRLETIQSGAIEIDGELLPQEGRELTRLRADVGMVFQSFNLFPHRTVMDNITLAPIRVRKVPKADAEARAQQLLQRVGLADQATKRPPQLSGGQQQRVAIARALAMGPKIMLFDEPTSALDPEMINEVLDVIKDLAAEGMTMLVVTHEMGFARSVADRVAFMDGGQIVELGVPEEFFSAPRTERARDFLSKVLSH; this is translated from the coding sequence ATGCCTGCTCCCGCTAACCCTGCCAACCCGGAACGACCCCTCGTACGCATCAGCCACGTCAACAAGTACTACGGAGACTTCCAGGCGCTGAACGACGTCTCTTTGGATATCCACCGGGGTGAGGTGGTTGCCGTCATCGGGGCGTCCGGCTCCGGCAAGTCAACTCTTTGCCGCACCATCAACCGGCTTGAGACGATACAGTCCGGCGCCATTGAGATCGACGGCGAGCTCCTGCCCCAGGAGGGACGCGAGCTGACGCGGCTGCGCGCCGACGTGGGCATGGTGTTCCAGTCCTTCAACCTGTTTCCGCACCGCACCGTGATGGACAACATCACTCTGGCGCCCATCCGCGTACGCAAGGTCCCCAAGGCCGATGCCGAGGCCCGCGCCCAGCAGCTGCTTCAGCGCGTCGGGCTTGCCGACCAAGCCACCAAACGTCCTCCGCAGCTGTCCGGGGGGCAGCAGCAGCGAGTCGCCATCGCCCGTGCCCTGGCCATGGGCCCGAAGATCATGCTCTTCGACGAGCCCACTTCCGCCCTGGATCCGGAAATGATCAACGAGGTCCTGGACGTCATCAAGGACTTGGCCGCCGAGGGCATGACCATGCTCGTGGTCACCCACGAAATGGGTTTCGCCCGATCCGTAGCCGACCGTGTCGCCTTCATGGACGGCGGCCAGATCGTCGAACTGGGTGTGCCCGAGGAGTTCTTCTCTGCCCCGCGTACCGAGCGGGCCCGTGACTTCCTGTCCAAGGTGCTCAGCCACTGA
- a CDS encoding amino acid ABC transporter permease: protein MSTLTAPGPARATGAADADLLFDAPGPKGRRRILIGSVLVTLIILALAAAALFQLGQAGQLAYPKWRYFLGQSVVSYLGRALADTLLVTVMAAALSFPLGILLGWARMNRLRLIRVLFGAWIDTMRAIPMLLLIYFFLLAVPRWGPTLSPFWMLTVPIVMCSSATTAEVFRSGVLALDRGQSEAAQVLGLSEAQTMRLILAPQALRLMLPTLITQLVTILKDSSLGYVVAYLELMYAGRLLTSSARVTAHLDVYLPAYVIIAVIYVLINWALGALARRVEARTR, encoded by the coding sequence ATGAGTACTTTGACGGCACCCGGCCCGGCCCGTGCGACCGGTGCCGCCGACGCCGACTTGCTCTTCGATGCCCCTGGCCCCAAGGGACGACGCCGCATCCTTATCGGGTCGGTGCTGGTTACCCTGATCATCCTGGCACTCGCCGCCGCGGCTCTGTTCCAGCTCGGCCAGGCGGGTCAGCTCGCCTACCCCAAGTGGCGTTATTTTCTGGGGCAGTCGGTGGTCTCCTACCTCGGGCGGGCCCTGGCCGACACCCTGCTGGTTACCGTAATGGCTGCGGCGCTGTCATTCCCGCTGGGCATCTTGCTGGGGTGGGCCCGGATGAACCGCCTGCGGTTGATACGCGTGCTGTTCGGCGCCTGGATCGACACCATGCGCGCCATCCCCATGCTGCTGCTGATCTACTTTTTCCTACTGGCGGTGCCGCGCTGGGGGCCGACCCTGTCGCCCTTCTGGATGCTCACAGTGCCCATCGTCATGTGCTCCTCGGCGACTACGGCGGAGGTCTTCCGCTCCGGAGTGCTCGCTCTGGATCGCGGCCAGAGCGAGGCCGCCCAGGTGCTGGGCCTGAGCGAAGCCCAGACCATGCGGCTGATCCTCGCACCCCAGGCGCTGCGGCTGATGCTGCCTACGCTGATCACTCAGCTGGTGACCATCCTCAAGGACTCTTCCCTGGGATACGTGGTCGCATACCTGGAACTGATGTACGCGGGCCGCCTGCTTACCTCCTCGGCGCGCGTCACCGCACACCTGGACGTCTACCTGCCGGCTTATGTCATCATTGCCGTGATCTACGTACTCATCAATTGGGCCCTGGGCGCACTCGCCCGGCGCGTGGAGGCACGCACGCGCTGA
- a CDS encoding toll/interleukin-1 receptor domain-containing protein, with product MKTKVKFFLSWAHDDERLKRDLLGRLRPQFKMLSNYHVSWWEDSVITPGEEWEPEILSRLEESDYIVQLLSPSFLTSDFVRAHEVPGVGDAPNKPTLPLMLRSVPLRDDFELLGIEKRQIYRMPRSDGQGHYAYGDLSSSVQKDRFAREFVERVVDRLSDRGGYR from the coding sequence GTGAAGACCAAGGTCAAGTTCTTCCTGTCTTGGGCGCACGATGACGAGCGCCTCAAGAGGGATCTGCTCGGGCGCCTGCGGCCCCAGTTCAAGATGCTGAGCAACTACCACGTGTCCTGGTGGGAGGACTCCGTCATCACGCCCGGTGAGGAGTGGGAGCCGGAGATCCTCAGCAGACTGGAAGAGAGCGACTACATCGTTCAATTGCTCAGCCCGAGTTTTCTCACCTCAGACTTCGTCCGGGCACACGAAGTCCCGGGGGTCGGTGACGCCCCGAACAAGCCGACTCTGCCCCTAATGCTCAGGTCTGTGCCGTTGCGCGACGACTTTGAGCTGCTGGGCATCGAGAAGCGCCAGATCTACCGGATGCCGCGCTCCGACGGCCAAGGTCACTACGCGTACGGGGACTTGAGCAGCTCCGTACAAAAGGACCGGTTCGCCCGCGAGTTCGTCGAACGCGTCGTTGATCGTCTGTCTGACCGAGGAGGCTATCGATGA
- a CDS encoding toll/interleukin-1 receptor domain-containing protein yields MSPAAIDDAVSSRRPAPSPTVLDIFVVWHPSDPIGRSVHDALFDHYHSEVFSGLAGSAVEVYGRSVPAPGSSTPPPITTRIGSAGSGPTAAHSPALFSVVLVVVGRRLVRASMENGPWREYLEDLLRLRDDDAARGKVLVLPALPRNRIESQGSPVARLMELQGVTRYVTLRQDSDGDPAAAHGALARDLGQTIVQELLPEPGDPDRLTVFVSHARDDIPRADRVSVTPHGPVAKVQALADRTRLDTFIDLHDLQGGQEWDAAIRDRARHSALLMVRTDKYASREWTQREVLEAKQADMPVVCLSSLASGEQRGSFLMDHVPTVAYPVDSTTEHDGAAGGLESRDSLTATQERAVITALNRLVDEALKRALWRHQEIPRDVEARLGASSQDTAGASSSNNDGFDAAPVHPPEPLMLTGFLTAHKQAFPQDHHLWLLHPDPPLLPPEHEIMVKLCALSGYERDQVHLLTPRTFFAAGGVWGGGEPSLTTPNLALERPLSTLMLGISMAESPDLAECGLSGRHLKVAVAEVTQMMLLAGGGITYAGALKTHALDLTAAVIDTVGRYVETAKQEQHRHSGTRVAGQRLHPGDMFTLTVPRMVLSDREALEHLARTTEAFAAVGSIDVVDEHGHLIDLDEAQLWTDRDPAVLARAYSTVRGALPHFCDARLLIGGKTIPASKVTPDGYVGGIPGIVEEALHSVRAGQPLFIAGGFGGAAAVLAHELGIGAGNPMSEASLAAVRALPAYRDAVAEIADRFDPSLTGLDAADLERLATTQRASELAGLIVRGLSAGATVAGGTDA; encoded by the coding sequence ATGAGCCCTGCCGCCATCGACGACGCTGTCAGTTCCCGCCGTCCTGCACCCTCCCCCACGGTTCTAGACATATTCGTAGTTTGGCACCCCTCGGATCCGATCGGTAGGAGTGTCCACGACGCCCTGTTCGACCACTACCACTCCGAGGTGTTCTCCGGGCTCGCCGGTAGTGCAGTGGAGGTTTACGGGAGGTCGGTGCCTGCCCCCGGATCCAGCACGCCACCGCCGATCACAACCCGGATCGGCAGTGCCGGTAGCGGGCCCACGGCTGCGCACTCCCCGGCACTGTTCTCCGTGGTGCTCGTGGTGGTTGGTCGGCGGCTGGTGCGGGCCAGTATGGAGAACGGGCCCTGGAGAGAGTACCTGGAGGATCTGCTGCGCCTGCGGGATGACGACGCGGCTCGCGGCAAGGTCCTGGTCCTGCCTGCCCTACCTAGGAACCGTATCGAGTCACAGGGCAGCCCTGTGGCCCGGTTGATGGAGCTTCAGGGAGTGACCAGGTACGTCACTCTTAGGCAGGATTCCGATGGTGATCCCGCTGCCGCCCACGGAGCGCTGGCCCGCGATCTCGGGCAGACAATCGTCCAGGAGCTGCTGCCAGAGCCGGGGGATCCTGACAGGCTCACCGTCTTCGTGTCTCACGCGCGCGACGACATCCCCCGGGCGGACCGTGTGAGCGTGACTCCGCATGGTCCGGTTGCCAAGGTTCAGGCTCTGGCCGACCGGACCCGGCTTGATACATTCATTGATCTCCATGATCTCCAGGGTGGACAGGAGTGGGACGCCGCCATACGCGATCGTGCCAGGCACAGTGCCCTGCTGATGGTCCGCACCGACAAGTACGCCTCGCGGGAGTGGACACAGCGGGAGGTACTAGAGGCCAAGCAGGCGGACATGCCCGTTGTGTGTTTGAGTTCGCTGGCCAGCGGGGAGCAGCGGGGATCATTCCTGATGGATCACGTGCCAACCGTGGCCTACCCCGTGGACTCGACGACGGAGCATGATGGAGCGGCAGGCGGCCTGGAGTCCCGGGACTCACTGACCGCCACGCAGGAGCGGGCGGTGATCACGGCGCTGAATCGCCTGGTTGATGAGGCCCTCAAGCGGGCCCTGTGGCGGCACCAGGAGATTCCTCGTGATGTAGAGGCGCGGTTGGGCGCGTCTTCCCAGGATACGGCTGGGGCGAGTAGTTCCAACAATGACGGCTTCGATGCGGCCCCCGTGCATCCGCCCGAGCCGTTGATGCTCACGGGGTTTCTGACGGCGCATAAGCAGGCTTTCCCCCAGGATCACCACCTCTGGCTACTGCACCCGGACCCGCCGCTGCTGCCGCCGGAGCATGAGATCATGGTCAAGCTCTGCGCATTGTCCGGGTATGAGCGAGACCAGGTGCACCTGCTCACGCCCCGTACCTTCTTCGCCGCTGGAGGCGTATGGGGCGGCGGCGAGCCATCGCTGACCACACCAAACCTGGCACTGGAGCGCCCACTTTCAACGCTGATGCTCGGCATCTCCATGGCTGAGAGCCCGGATCTGGCCGAATGCGGCCTGTCTGGTCGGCATCTAAAAGTGGCCGTGGCGGAGGTCACCCAGATGATGCTGCTGGCCGGAGGTGGGATCACCTACGCGGGAGCCTTGAAAACCCATGCACTGGATCTCACGGCGGCGGTAATCGATACCGTGGGCAGGTATGTCGAGACCGCGAAACAGGAACAGCACCGGCACAGCGGCACGCGCGTTGCGGGGCAAAGGCTCCATCCCGGTGACATGTTCACCCTGACCGTGCCGCGCATGGTCCTGTCAGACCGTGAGGCGCTGGAGCACCTCGCGCGTACTACGGAGGCTTTCGCGGCTGTTGGGAGTATCGACGTAGTCGACGAGCACGGACACTTAATCGACCTTGATGAAGCACAACTGTGGACTGACCGCGACCCCGCGGTTCTGGCACGTGCTTATAGCACTGTGCGCGGTGCGCTACCGCACTTCTGCGACGCCAGGCTGCTGATCGGCGGGAAGACGATACCGGCTTCTAAAGTGACTCCCGACGGCTACGTGGGAGGTATTCCAGGGATAGTTGAGGAGGCCCTGCACTCGGTTCGCGCAGGGCAGCCACTGTTCATCGCGGGTGGCTTCGGCGGTGCGGCCGCTGTGCTCGCCCACGAGTTGGGGATTGGAGCCGGTAACCCGATGTCGGAGGCTTCGCTTGCCGCCGTCCGTGCACTGCCGGCCTACCGCGACGCCGTCGCGGAGATAGCCGATCGGTTCGATCCGTCTCTGACGGGGTTGGATGCCGCGGACCTGGAGCGCCTGGCAACTACTCAGCGCGCTTCGGAACTTGCAGGCCTGATCGTGCGCGGACTCAGCGCCGGCGCCACGGTCGCTGGAGGCACCGATGCCTAA